Part of the Vibrio sp. SS-MA-C1-2 genome, CAGTGAGTATCTATGTGTTGGGATTGGCCGTTGGACAACTTTTTGGTGGCCCGCTTTCTGATCGTTATGGTCGACGTAGCGTGGTTGTGTCAGGGTTAATATTTTTTGCTCTCTGTAGTTACGTTATTTCAAATGTCCATCAACTTGAATCTCTTTGGTTCTGGCGTTTAATGCAATCTATTGGTGGCGGTATGGCTGTGGTTTGCGTGCCTGCTATTATTCGTGACCATGCAAAAGGAAGAGAAGCTGCTCAATTATTTTCATTTATTACGTTGATTATGATGGTTGCGCCTTCGATTGCTCCCTCTATAGGGACACTAATTTTAAAAACAGCGGGTTGGGAGTGGATCTTTATTTCAATGAGCGTTGTGTCATTTTCTATTGCGCTATTAACATTAAAAATCATGCCCAAGCCGATTAAATCGGATAAAAAAGAAAAGTCTGCAACGGGGGGCTTTAGAGAGGTGATGAAAGTAAAATCAGCGATGTATCTATTGATCTCTCATGCACTCTCTTATTCGACATTAGTGATATTTATTACCAATGCTTCTTTTGTTTACATGATTCATTTTGGTACGACAGAAGAGATGTTCTCAATGTTGTTTATGGCAAATGTCGTTGGGATAGTCTTTGTTAATCGCCTAAATAGTTTTTTATTAAGAAAGCATGAGCCTGAAACGCTTTTTCATTCATTTTTGATCCTACAATTGGCCGGTGGCGTGATTGTTTTAGCCACGGTACTCTTTTTCCCTGAAAGTATTTTCCTCACTGCCACGGGCTTTGTGATGATCATTGCTTCTGCAGGTGGAACACTATCAAATTCAAATGTCTGTTATATGAAGCACTTTGGTCAAAATAGTGGAACAGCCGCCGCTTTATTAGGTTGTAGTCAGTATACGTTAGGTGCGACCATTAGTGCGATAACAGCATTACTCGCAACGGAGTCTTTGTGGCCTATTGCTATTATGGTTTTGCTTTGTACGGTCTTGTCGATATTCTTTGGCTACAAAAGTAAGCAGCATGATTTAACTCATCCAGCAGAAACCGCAGCCGTTTAATTGATAAAAAGGATCGTTGTTAATATATAATCACAACGATCCTATTGATTATTTCCGTACCTTTAAACTGAAATTATTGATCCATATATGGGTAATCAATATAACCTTTTGCTCCAGGAACATAGAAGGTTGTTGGATCGGGGTCGTTTAATGTTGCACCTGCTTGGAAGCGCTCAACCAAATCTGGATTCGCAATGTAAGGAACACCAAATGCGACGGCATCCACTTGTCCCGTTTTAATTGCTTCATTAGCTTCAGCTTCTGAGTAACCCATATTCGTGATTAAGTTACCTTTATAAGCAGCTCTGACAGGTGATACAATATCACCAGACTGCTCACCTAAGAAATCGGCGCGCATTAAATGCAGATATGCAAGATTATAATGGTTAAGTTTCTCCGCTAACCAGCTATACAAACCAATAGGGTCACTATCCAGCATGCTGTTGAAGCTGTTTAAAGGCGAAAGGCGAAGACCGACTTTATCATTACCCCAAACATCGATAACGGCTTCGAGCACCTCAAATAGGAAACGTGCTCGATTATCTCTGCTGCCACCATATTCATCGCTGCGTTTATTGCTTCCATTACGTAAGAATTGATCAATAAGGTAACCATTCGCACCATGGACTTCAACACCATCAAACCCTGCCGCTTTGGCATTGATAGCTGCCTGCTTAAAACCTTCGATAATGACTGGGATCTCATTGAGTTCTAACGCGCGAGGAACGGTATAGTCCACCTTACCTTCAGGGGTGTGAACCTGATCATTGGTAATCGCTAGTGCTGAAGGTGCAACAGGAATGTTTCCGTCATTTAATGCAGGGTGACACGCTCGTCCACCATGCCAAATTTGAAGAACAATTTTTCCGTTTTTTGCGTGGACCGCATCGGTCACTTTTTTCCAGCCATCGATTTGATCTTGATTATAAATTCCAGGCTCAGCTTGAAAAGCGCTGCAACCTTCCATTGCCATGGTTGCTTCAGCGATTAATAATCCAGAGCTAGCTCGTTGTGCATAATGCTCTGCCATCATCTCATTCGGAATGTGGCCTGCAGATGCTCGAGCTCGAGTCAATGGTGCCATGACAATACGGTTGTTTAACTCTAAAGAGCCGAGTTGTAATGGACTAAATAATGTACTCATTTTTTCTCCAGTTTGTATTTAAGCTATTTTTACTTTTATAAATATAGGTAAAAATAGCTTAAATACAATTGTCGTTGGGGAAAATACAATTGTCATTGGAGAATAAACGCAGTCAACAACTTCAAGTTAGAAGGGGGGAGCAGGGGGCATTGCTGGCAAATCAGCAGTGCTTGCTGATCTGCCATTAATATCAAATTATTTACAGCTTATCTTGTTCATTTCAGTCATTGCGTGATTATATTTGTCTAAAGGTTGCTGGATAACCGTAGGTTGAGTCAGAAGCTCATTAAAGGCGGTGCGTAACGCATAATTGTCATTTTTTTCTGACTCTTGACGATAAGCAAACTCCTTTGTAGCAAGGTTAGTTAATGGCGTGTCACCTTCAGAAAGGACTTTAATTTGCGATTGAGAAAGTGTTAACCAAGATTCAACACTTTTATTGGTGTTAACCTTTTCTGGTTGATTAACTAAATAGTAAGCGACGGCTTCTTTATTCAGGGTAAAATGATTGACGCGTCCTTGGTAAAAAGCATCACCGATTTGTTTTAGGTTTGAGTCATGATTAACGGCGATTTTAACCAGATCTTGATACCAAGTTAAGGATGCATCGACATACTGGCTATATTTATCGGCAAAGCACTGCTGTTTTGTCGATAATGTAGAGCTTTCCGTAGCGGATGCAGATGACGCCGTAAAGGTGAAAAATGTAACTAATGCAACAGATAATACTGATTTGCGAAGCATAACTTATCCTTAAGTCTTGAATTTTAAAAATGCTGCATTAATTGTAACTTGAATGATAATAAAAACAAAAAGATTATTAACGATAAAGTGATCAAGTCTAATTTAAATTTAACCCTGTTTGTCGCTGTTAACTTTATAGTTTTCAAGTGCTTTTTTTATCTTACTCTCAACGCTTATGTGTGGGAATAAGGTGTAGCTTGGCGCTAAAATCTTAGATAGTGCTTCAACCCTAACGGCAAAAATATTACTAATGGGGTAAGGCTCTTCGACGATCATTTCAAGCGCGGTTAAGTAAGTTTGCCATTGGGCATCATTGGGGTAGACCACTTCAGCTGTACCTTTGACTTTAAATCCGCGTTGCTCAAATACTTCGATAAAGGAGACGCAAACTTTGGGGTTTTGTAAGATATTTTTTTCACTTTCGGGGGATGAGATATTAGCGATAACCATCAGTTCTTCATCAATAAATGCAAACAACTCTTTTGGTGAAACATTGGGGGTTAAGTCGGAACCGGCGGTTGCTAACCAGCAGAGTACACTTTTTTCAGCATATTTTTGAACATCCATAGGGGCTCCAGAAAAATTAATTTTAGTACAAGTTTAGCATTCTGATTTTTGGGTTATTTCATATTGGGATATTGGTGGGGAAGATGCGTGATCATCATTTTGCAAGTAATAGATATGGCACTTACCAACTCTTGTATAGCCAATTATGGTGAATTGCGTTTTATCAAATGAAGCACGAAGAGCTTGATGTTCATTTATATAAATTGTTCGATCACACTGATCTGGGCCACAAGAGAACCATTGACCAGATTGATTAACCCAAGTAGAAATATGAGAATCAGAGTTGAAAGCGGATACTGAGTAAGACAACAAAAGTGTTAAGAAAAAAGCAAAAAATTTCATAGCAAGCGCCGCCTTAAAAGATAAGCTCCATGATAATAGCTTAGCGTATGAAATGGTATTGAGTTTTAATATTCGAGTTTTAGTTTCATTTTAAAGCTAAAAATAGCGTTAAAGCTGAATGTAATGAGAAAGATGAAACTCAATTATTGGCTATTTATCGAAGTGAATGACATTGAAATGACGCCCATGTAGCAACTCCGAGCACATTGTCCACAACCGTAGCACTTTTCTGTTGTAATGGTTGGTAATTCATCTTCTTCAATTGAGATTGCATTAGCAGGACAGCTATTTTGACATTGCTGACACTCTATTTGCAGGTAATTATGACAATCTTGAGAGATCACCGGACGCAAATTGATATTCAATGGAATAGATTGATGTAGCGCTTGGGTTGAGCAAGATGTTAAACACAAACCGCAGAGCGAGCACTCGTTATAATCTAAATTAATTTGAGCTAATCCTTTCTCTATTTCAATGATGCTATTTGGACAGACGCTTTTACACGCCCCACAACCATTGCATAAGCGCTCAAATAACAGCTCATCGACAGCATAAGGCGGCCGAGGAGCATTTCTTATCGAATGA contains:
- a CDS encoding alkene reductase, with translation MSTLFSPLQLGSLELNNRIVMAPLTRARASAGHIPNEMMAEHYAQRASSGLLIAEATMAMEGCSAFQAEPGIYNQDQIDGWKKVTDAVHAKNGKIVLQIWHGGRACHPALNDGNIPVAPSALAITNDQVHTPEGKVDYTVPRALELNEIPVIIEGFKQAAINAKAAGFDGVEVHGANGYLIDQFLRNGSNKRSDEYGGSRDNRARFLFEVLEAVIDVWGNDKVGLRLSPLNSFNSMLDSDPIGLYSWLAEKLNHYNLAYLHLMRADFLGEQSGDIVSPVRAAYKGNLITNMGYSEAEANEAIKTGQVDAVAFGVPYIANPDLVERFQAGATLNDPDPTTFYVPGAKGYIDYPYMDQ
- the napF gene encoding ferredoxin-type protein NapF → MTDTIDKHRRGFLTRLKKPAIEAAEKAHSIRNAPRPPYAVDELLFERLCNGCGACKSVCPNSIIEIEKGLAQINLDYNECSLCGLCLTSCSTQALHQSIPLNINLRPVISQDCHNYLQIECQQCQNSCPANAISIEEDELPTITTEKCYGCGQCARSCYMGVISMSFTSINSQ
- a CDS encoding pyridoxamine 5'-phosphate oxidase family protein — encoded protein: MDVQKYAEKSVLCWLATAGSDLTPNVSPKELFAFIDEELMVIANISSPESEKNILQNPKVCVSFIEVFEQRGFKVKGTAEVVYPNDAQWQTYLTALEMIVEEPYPISNIFAVRVEALSKILAPSYTLFPHISVESKIKKALENYKVNSDKQG
- a CDS encoding multidrug effflux MFS transporter translates to MSSQSTIQIPMRLVLLLASIFALSPYAIDSYLPAIPIISQHLNVETAQVSITVSIYVLGLAVGQLFGGPLSDRYGRRSVVVSGLIFFALCSYVISNVHQLESLWFWRLMQSIGGGMAVVCVPAIIRDHAKGREAAQLFSFITLIMMVAPSIAPSIGTLILKTAGWEWIFISMSVVSFSIALLTLKIMPKPIKSDKKEKSATGGFREVMKVKSAMYLLISHALSYSTLVIFITNASFVYMIHFGTTEEMFSMLFMANVVGIVFVNRLNSFLLRKHEPETLFHSFLILQLAGGVIVLATVLFFPESIFLTATGFVMIIASAGGTLSNSNVCYMKHFGQNSGTAAALLGCSQYTLGATISAITALLATESLWPIAIMVLLCTVLSIFFGYKSKQHDLTHPAETAAV